The Hemibagrus wyckioides isolate EC202008001 linkage group LG15, SWU_Hwy_1.0, whole genome shotgun sequence genome window below encodes:
- the LOC131366216 gene encoding complement C1q tumor necrosis factor-related protein 7 isoform X4, which yields MRVIVGIMCLCQCVVSQLLLAKGKTTSPRFICSVPGLPGTPGKPGPPGSSGPEGHIGIPGRDGRDGRKGEKGEKGETGIKGKVGPTGKIGERGERGPTGKRGPEGDRGDTGNSGPHGRPGLRGEKGHRGPRGVPGKCLCGSLVPKSAFSVAITSSYPAEQAPIKFNKVLFDEGGHYNPQTGKFICAYPGIYYFSYDITLANKHLAIGLVQNGKYRIKTYDANTGNHDVTSASTVIFLNPEDEVWLEIFYKDQNGLFYDPSWADSLFSGFLLYADTNYLDTLSEDYS from the exons ATGCGGGTGATTGTAGGCATCATGTGTCTGTGCCAGTGTGTTGTCAGTCAGCTGTTGTTGGCCAAAGGGAAGACAACTTCACCACGATTCATTTGCAGTGTCCCAGGTCTACCGGGTACACCGGGGAAGCCGGGACCACCCGGGTCTTCAGGGCCCGAAGGCCACATTGGAATTCCGGGAAGGGACGGCCGGGACGGTCGAAAAGGAGAGAAAGGCGAGAAAGGGGAAACAG GAATCAAAGGAAAAGTTGGACCAACCGGCAAAATCGGTGAGCGTGGAGAAAGAGGTCCGACGGGTAAGCGAGGCCCCGAGGGCGACAGAGGAGACACGGGAAATAGTGGACCACATGGGCGGCCTGGACTGAGAGGAGAAAAGGGCCACAGGGGTCCACGAGGAGTGCCAGGCAAGTGCCTTTGTGGCAGCCTGGTACCCAAGTCAGCCTTCTCTGTAGCCATCACCAGCAGCTACCCGGCCGAGCAAGCGCCAATCAAGTTTAACAAAGTCCTTTTCGACGAAGGTGGCCATTACAACCCACAAACAGGCAAATTCATATGTGCATACCCTGGCATCTATTACTTCTCTTATGACATCACACTGGCCAATAAGCACTTAGCCATCGGCCTGGTGCAGAACGGGAAGTACCGCATTAAGACATATGATGCCAACACGGGGAATCATGATGTCACGTCTGCCTCGACAGTGATATTCCTCAACCCGGAGGATGAGGTGTGGCTGGAGATCTTCTATAAGGATCAGAATGGCCTGTTTTATGATCCCAGCTGGGCAGACAGTCTCTTTTCAGGGTTTCTGCTCTATGCAGATACTAATTACCTGGATACATTGTCAGAGGACTATTCTTAG
- the LOC131366216 gene encoding complement C1q tumor necrosis factor-related protein 7 isoform X3: MGKNQKGLKMRVIVGIMCLCQCVVSQLLLAKGKTTSPRFICSVPGLPGTPGKPGPPGSSGPEGHIGIPGRDGRDGRKGEKGEKGETGIKGKVGPTGKIGERGERGPTGKRGPEGDRGDTGNSGPHGRPGLRGEKGHRGPRGVPGKCLCGSLVPKSAFSVAITSSYPAEQAPIKFNKVLFDEGGHYNPQTGKFICAYPGIYYFSYDITLANKHLAIGLVQNGKYRIKTYDANTGNHDVTSASTVIFLNPEDEVWLEIFYKDQNGLFYDPSWADSLFSGFLLYADTNYLDTLSEDYS; this comes from the exons GTCTGAAGATGCGGGTGATTGTAGGCATCATGTGTCTGTGCCAGTGTGTTGTCAGTCAGCTGTTGTTGGCCAAAGGGAAGACAACTTCACCACGATTCATTTGCAGTGTCCCAGGTCTACCGGGTACACCGGGGAAGCCGGGACCACCCGGGTCTTCAGGGCCCGAAGGCCACATTGGAATTCCGGGAAGGGACGGCCGGGACGGTCGAAAAGGAGAGAAAGGCGAGAAAGGGGAAACAG GAATCAAAGGAAAAGTTGGACCAACCGGCAAAATCGGTGAGCGTGGAGAAAGAGGTCCGACGGGTAAGCGAGGCCCCGAGGGCGACAGAGGAGACACGGGAAATAGTGGACCACATGGGCGGCCTGGACTGAGAGGAGAAAAGGGCCACAGGGGTCCACGAGGAGTGCCAGGCAAGTGCCTTTGTGGCAGCCTGGTACCCAAGTCAGCCTTCTCTGTAGCCATCACCAGCAGCTACCCGGCCGAGCAAGCGCCAATCAAGTTTAACAAAGTCCTTTTCGACGAAGGTGGCCATTACAACCCACAAACAGGCAAATTCATATGTGCATACCCTGGCATCTATTACTTCTCTTATGACATCACACTGGCCAATAAGCACTTAGCCATCGGCCTGGTGCAGAACGGGAAGTACCGCATTAAGACATATGATGCCAACACGGGGAATCATGATGTCACGTCTGCCTCGACAGTGATATTCCTCAACCCGGAGGATGAGGTGTGGCTGGAGATCTTCTATAAGGATCAGAATGGCCTGTTTTATGATCCCAGCTGGGCAGACAGTCTCTTTTCAGGGTTTCTGCTCTATGCAGATACTAATTACCTGGATACATTGTCAGAGGACTATTCTTAG
- the LOC131366216 gene encoding complement C1q tumor necrosis factor-related protein 7 isoform X2, whose product MSHLNYSECSWEHNISEHSPACVRTAGWQKCELDNTRTRLGLIYQVMCKCFCLKMRVIVGIMCLCQCVVSQLLLAKGKTTSPRFICSVPGLPGTPGKPGPPGSSGPEGHIGIPGRDGRDGRKGEKGEKGETGIKGKVGPTGKIGERGERGPTGKRGPEGDRGDTGNSGPHGRPGLRGEKGHRGPRGVPGKCLCGSLVPKSAFSVAITSSYPAEQAPIKFNKVLFDEGGHYNPQTGKFICAYPGIYYFSYDITLANKHLAIGLVQNGKYRIKTYDANTGNHDVTSASTVIFLNPEDEVWLEIFYKDQNGLFYDPSWADSLFSGFLLYADTNYLDTLSEDYS is encoded by the exons ATGAGTCATTTGAATTACTCAGAGTGCTCATGGGAACACAATATTTCTGAACACTCTCCTGCTTGTGTACGCACAGCTGGATGGCAGAAGTGTGAGCTGGATAACACACGGACACGcttgggcctcatttatcaagttatgtgtaaatgttttt GTCTGAAGATGCGGGTGATTGTAGGCATCATGTGTCTGTGCCAGTGTGTTGTCAGTCAGCTGTTGTTGGCCAAAGGGAAGACAACTTCACCACGATTCATTTGCAGTGTCCCAGGTCTACCGGGTACACCGGGGAAGCCGGGACCACCCGGGTCTTCAGGGCCCGAAGGCCACATTGGAATTCCGGGAAGGGACGGCCGGGACGGTCGAAAAGGAGAGAAAGGCGAGAAAGGGGAAACAG GAATCAAAGGAAAAGTTGGACCAACCGGCAAAATCGGTGAGCGTGGAGAAAGAGGTCCGACGGGTAAGCGAGGCCCCGAGGGCGACAGAGGAGACACGGGAAATAGTGGACCACATGGGCGGCCTGGACTGAGAGGAGAAAAGGGCCACAGGGGTCCACGAGGAGTGCCAGGCAAGTGCCTTTGTGGCAGCCTGGTACCCAAGTCAGCCTTCTCTGTAGCCATCACCAGCAGCTACCCGGCCGAGCAAGCGCCAATCAAGTTTAACAAAGTCCTTTTCGACGAAGGTGGCCATTACAACCCACAAACAGGCAAATTCATATGTGCATACCCTGGCATCTATTACTTCTCTTATGACATCACACTGGCCAATAAGCACTTAGCCATCGGCCTGGTGCAGAACGGGAAGTACCGCATTAAGACATATGATGCCAACACGGGGAATCATGATGTCACGTCTGCCTCGACAGTGATATTCCTCAACCCGGAGGATGAGGTGTGGCTGGAGATCTTCTATAAGGATCAGAATGGCCTGTTTTATGATCCCAGCTGGGCAGACAGTCTCTTTTCAGGGTTTCTGCTCTATGCAGATACTAATTACCTGGATACATTGTCAGAGGACTATTCTTAG
- the LOC131366216 gene encoding complement C1q tumor necrosis factor-related protein 7 isoform X1 has protein sequence MGLDFCRSEQDCLKFLWGTGWIERWDWISVGVKRIGQNSFGEQAGLVGVSRIGLKMRVIVGIMCLCQCVVSQLLLAKGKTTSPRFICSVPGLPGTPGKPGPPGSSGPEGHIGIPGRDGRDGRKGEKGEKGETGIKGKVGPTGKIGERGERGPTGKRGPEGDRGDTGNSGPHGRPGLRGEKGHRGPRGVPGKCLCGSLVPKSAFSVAITSSYPAEQAPIKFNKVLFDEGGHYNPQTGKFICAYPGIYYFSYDITLANKHLAIGLVQNGKYRIKTYDANTGNHDVTSASTVIFLNPEDEVWLEIFYKDQNGLFYDPSWADSLFSGFLLYADTNYLDTLSEDYS, from the exons ATGGGATTGGATTTCTGTAGGAGTGAGCAGGATTGCTTGAAATTCCTTTGGGGAACAGGCTGGATTGAGAGATGGGATTGGATTTCTGTAGGAGTGAagaggattggtcagaattcctttgggGAACAGGCAGGATTGGTAGGAGTGAGCAGGATTG GTCTGAAGATGCGGGTGATTGTAGGCATCATGTGTCTGTGCCAGTGTGTTGTCAGTCAGCTGTTGTTGGCCAAAGGGAAGACAACTTCACCACGATTCATTTGCAGTGTCCCAGGTCTACCGGGTACACCGGGGAAGCCGGGACCACCCGGGTCTTCAGGGCCCGAAGGCCACATTGGAATTCCGGGAAGGGACGGCCGGGACGGTCGAAAAGGAGAGAAAGGCGAGAAAGGGGAAACAG GAATCAAAGGAAAAGTTGGACCAACCGGCAAAATCGGTGAGCGTGGAGAAAGAGGTCCGACGGGTAAGCGAGGCCCCGAGGGCGACAGAGGAGACACGGGAAATAGTGGACCACATGGGCGGCCTGGACTGAGAGGAGAAAAGGGCCACAGGGGTCCACGAGGAGTGCCAGGCAAGTGCCTTTGTGGCAGCCTGGTACCCAAGTCAGCCTTCTCTGTAGCCATCACCAGCAGCTACCCGGCCGAGCAAGCGCCAATCAAGTTTAACAAAGTCCTTTTCGACGAAGGTGGCCATTACAACCCACAAACAGGCAAATTCATATGTGCATACCCTGGCATCTATTACTTCTCTTATGACATCACACTGGCCAATAAGCACTTAGCCATCGGCCTGGTGCAGAACGGGAAGTACCGCATTAAGACATATGATGCCAACACGGGGAATCATGATGTCACGTCTGCCTCGACAGTGATATTCCTCAACCCGGAGGATGAGGTGTGGCTGGAGATCTTCTATAAGGATCAGAATGGCCTGTTTTATGATCCCAGCTGGGCAGACAGTCTCTTTTCAGGGTTTCTGCTCTATGCAGATACTAATTACCTGGATACATTGTCAGAGGACTATTCTTAG